In Carya illinoinensis cultivar Pawnee chromosome 6, C.illinoinensisPawnee_v1, whole genome shotgun sequence, a single genomic region encodes these proteins:
- the LOC122313192 gene encoding probable E3 ubiquitin ligase SUD1 isoform X1, with protein MEISPDAGVKLSCSSATSSKPGGIKENEAPTKLAERYEEEEEEEEEDVCRICRNPGDSDNPLRFPCACSGSIKYVHQDCLLQWLNHSNARQCEVCKHAFSFSPVYAENAPARLPFQEFVVGMAMKACHVLQFFLRLGFVLSVWLLIIPFITFWIWRLAFVRSFGEAQRLFLSHLSITLILTDCLHGFLLSASIVFIFLCATSLRDYFRHLRELGGQDAEREDEGDRNGARAARRPPGQANRNNAGDGNVEDVGGGQGIGGAGQILRRNAENVAARWEIQAARLEAHVEQMFDGLDDADGAEDVPFDELVGMQGPVFHLVENAFTVLASNMIFLGVVIFVPFSFGRIILYYVSWLSFVASGPVLSTVLPITDTALSLANITLKNALTAITNLSSENQENGMLGQGAEMLKSNYSGLNEASNNISSPLSTDLLKGATVATSRLSDVTTLAIGYIFIFSLVFLYLGIVALIRYTKGEPLTVGRFYGIASVADTIPSLFRQFLAAMRHLMTMIKVAFLLVIELGVFPLMCGWWLDVCTIRMFGKSMSQRVQFLSASPLASSLVHWVVGIVYMLQISIFVSLLRGVLRNGVLYFLRDPADPNYNPFRDLIDDPVHKHARRVLLSVAVYGSLIVMLVFLPVKLAMRMAPSVFPLDISVSDPFTEIPADMLLFQICIPFAIEHFKLRTTIKSLLRYWFTAVGWALGLTDFLLPRPEDNGGQENGNGYPGRQDRLQAVQVGVQDRALVALARADDPNTQILASEDSNVSEEYIGDERSDSDRYGFVLRIVLLLVLAWMTLLIFNSTLIVVPVSLGRAIFNAIPLLPMTHGIKCNDLYAFVIGSYVIWTAIAGARYSIEHIRTKRATVLLNRICKWCGIVFKSSALLSIWIFVIPVLIGLLFELLVIVPMRVPVDESPVFLLYQDWALGLIFLKIWTRLVMLDHMMPLVDESWRIKFERVREDGFSRLQGLWVLREIVFPIIMKLLTALCVPYVLARGVFPVLGYPLIVNSAVYRFAWLGCLCISLLLFCAKRFHVWFTNLHNSIRDDRYLIGRRLHNFGEDTGEKQIEAGTSSEMLDSNLHGTGLIPHDHEVDVGLRLRQAHQHDA; from the exons ATGGAGATCTCCCCGGATGCTGGCGTCAAACTGTCGTGTTCTTCTGCCACTTCGTCGAAACCTGGAGGCATTAAGGAGAACGAAGCGCCGACGAAACTGGCAGAAAGGTacgaggaggaagaggaggaggaagaggaggacgTGTGCCGGATCTGCCGGAACCCGGGTGACTCCGATAACCCGCTTCGTTTCCCGTGTGCGTGTAGCGGAAGCATCAAGTACGTCCACCAGGATTGCCTTTTGCAGTGGCTCAATCACAGCAACGCTCGCCAGTGCGAG GTCTGCAAACATGCATTTTCCTTCTCCCCTGTTTATGCTGAGAATGCTCCAGCGAGGCTTCCTTTCCAGGAGTTTGTAGTTGGGATGGCAATGAAAGCTTGCCATGTTCTGCAATTCTTTCTGCGCCTTGGTTTTGTCCTTTCTGTTTGGCTCCTCATTATACCTTTCATTACATTCTGGATATGGCGGTTGGCTTTTGTGAGGAGTTTTGGTGAAGCCCAGAGATTATTCCTAAGTCATTTATCCATAACACTCATCCTTACTGATTGCCTACATGGGTTTCTACTTTCTGCCAGCATCGTGTTTATTTTTCTGTGCGCAACTTCTTTGAGGGATTACTTCAGGCATTTACGGGAACTTGGAGGACAGGATGCTGAGAGAGAAGATGAAGGGGACAGAAATGGTGCTCGTGCTGCAAGAAGACCTCCCGGGCAAGCTAATAGGAATAATGCCGGTGATGGAAACGTTGAAGATGTGGGTGGAGGACAAGGGATTGGAGGTGCTGGTCAAATACTCAGGAGAAATGCAGAAAATGTTGCTGCTCGGTGGGAGATTCAGGCAGCTCGTCTTGAAGCTCATGTTGAACAGATGTTTGATGGTTTGGATGATGCTGATGGTGCAGAGGATGTGCCTTTTGATGAGCTTGTTGGCATGCAGGGCCCTGTCTTTCATTTGGTTGAAAATGCATTCACT GTTCTGGCTAGCAATATGATATTCCTTGGTGTTGTGATCTTTGTGCCTTTTTCGTTCGGCCGGATTATACTTTATTATGTATCTTGGCTTTCCTTTGTTGCTAGTGGTCCAGTTTTGTCAACGGTTCTGCCAATTACAGACACAGCCCTCTCCTTAGCAAATATTACATTGAAGAATGCATTAACTGCAATAACAAATTTATCATCTGagaatcaagaaaatggtatgCTTGGTCAGGGTGCAGAAATGTTGAAGAGTAACTATAGTGGTCTAAATGAGGCCTCAAACAACATTAGTTCACCACTCTCGACGGATCTTTTGAAAGGGGCAACTGTTGCTACATCACGGCTTTCTGATGTTACAACTCTTGCCAttggatatatttttattttttctctagttTTCCTCTATCTTGGCATTGTTGCGCTGATTCGATACACCAAGGGTGAGCCTTTGACCGTGGGAAGATTCTATGGTATTGCTTCTGTAGCAGATACAATTCCATCTCTCTTCAGGCAGTTTTTGGCAGCAATGAGGCATTTGATGACTATGATAAAAGTTGCTTTCCTTCTTGTCATTGAACTTGGGGTGTTCCCTTTGATGTGTGGATGGTGGCTAGATGTCTGTACGATAAGGATGTTTGGGAAGTCAATGTCTCAAAGAGTTCAATTCTTATCAGCTTCTCCTTTGGCTAGCTCATTAGTTCATTGGGTTGTAGGAATTGTGTACATGCTGCAAATAAGCATTTTCGTTAGCCTTCTCAGAGGG GTCTTGCGTAATGGAGTGCTGTACTTTCTTCGAGATCCTGCTGATCCAAACTACAATCCGTTCCGTGATTTGATTGATGACCCTGTGCACAAGCATGCTCGCAGGGTTCTGTTATCAGTTGCTGTTTATGGAAGTTTGATTGTGATGCTGGTGTTCTTACCGGTTAAACTTGCGATGAGAATGGCTCCCTCCGTTTTCCCGCTTGATATTTC GGTGTCCGACCCATTTACTGAAATTCCAGCTGACATGCTTCTCTTTCAAATTTGTATTCCATTTGCCATTGAGCATTTTAAATTACGGACAACAATTAAATCCCTTCTAAGGTATTGGTTTACAGCAGTTGGCTGGGCACTTGGCTTAACAGATTTTTTATTACCCAGACCTGAGGACAACGGTGGTCAGGAAAACGGTAATGGGTATCCAGGAAGGCAAGATAGACTACAGGCAGTACAAGTAGGTGTACAGGATAGGGCTCTGGTGGCGCTTGCTCGTGCTGATGATCCAAACACACAGATTCTTGCATCAGAGGACTCGAATGTTTCAGAAGAGTACATTGGTGATGAACGGTCTGATTCAGA CAGGTATGGCTTTGTTCTCCGCATTGTCCTATTGTTGGTGCTGGCTTGGATGACTCTACTTATCTTCAACTCTACCTTGATAGTTGTACCCGTTTCACTTGGAAGGGCTATCTTCAACGCAATTCCTCTTCTCCCAATGACTCATGGCATCAAGTGTAATG ATCTATATGCTTTCGTCATTGGAAGCTATGTAATTTGGACTGCCATAGCTGGTGCTAGATACTCTATTGAGCATATTAGAACTAAGAGGGCTACAGTTTTGTTGAACCGAATCTGCAAGTGGTGTGGTATCGTCTTCAAGAGTTCTGCACTTTTGTCAATATGG ATTTTTGTTATCCCTGTGTTAATTGGGCTTCTATTTGAGCTTTTGGTAATTGTGCCAATGCGAGTGCCTGTGGATGAAAGCCCGGTTTTCCTACTGTATCAGGATTGGGCATTGGGCCTCATCTTTCTTAAGATCTGGACTAGACTG GTTATGTTGGATCACATGATGCCACTGGTAGATGAAAGTTGGCGAATAAAATtcgagagagtgagagaagaCGGCTTCTCTAGGCTGCAGGGCCTTTGGGTGTTGCGTGAGATCGTGTTCCCAATCATAATGAAGCTGTTGACAGCATTATGTGTACCTTATGTTTTAGCCAGAGGGGTGTTTCCTGTGCTGGGGTATCCGTTAATAGTAAACTCTGCAGTCTACCGGTTTGCCTGGCTGGGATGCCTCTGCATCAGCTTATTGCTCTTCTGTGCCAAGAGGTTTCATGTCTGGTTCACCAATCTTCACAATTCCATACGTGATGATCGTTATTTGATTGGCCGTAGGCTTCATAACTTTGGGGAAGACACTGGAGAGAAGCAAATTGAGGCAGGGACTTCCTCTGAAATGCTAGATTCTAATCTGCATGGCACTGGTTTAATTCCACATGACCACGAAGTCGATGTGGGGTTGCGGTTGAGGCAAGCTCACCAACATGACGCATGA
- the LOC122313192 gene encoding probable E3 ubiquitin ligase SUD1 isoform X2: protein MEISPDAGVKLSCSSATSSKPGGIKENEAPTKLAERYEEEEEEEEEDVCRICRNPGDSDNPLRFPCACSGSIKYVHQDCLLQWLNHSNARQCEVCKHAFSFSPVYAENAPARLPFQEFVVGMAMKACHVLQFFLRLGFVLSVWLLIIPFITFWIWRLAFVRSFGEAQRLFLSHLSITLILTDCLHGFLLSASIVFIFLCATSLRDYFRHLRELGGQDAEREDEGDRNGARAARRPPGQANRNNAGDGNVEDVGGGQGIGGAGQILRRNAENVAARWEIQAARLEAHVEQMFDGLDDADGAEDVPFDELVGMQGPVFHLVENAFTVLASNMIFLGVVIFVPFSFGRIILYYVSWLSFVASGPVLSTVLPITDTALSLANITLKNALTAITNLSSENQENGMLGQGAEMLKSNYSGLNEASNNISSPLSTDLLKGATVATSRLSDVTTLAIGYIFIFSLVFLYLGIVALIRYTKGEPLTVGRFYGIASVADTIPSLFRQFLAAMRHLMTMIKVAFLLVIELGVFPLMCGWWLDVCTIRMFGKSMSQRVQFLSASPLASSLVHWVVGIVYMLQISIFVSLLRGVLRNGVLYFLRDPADPNYNPFRDLIDDPVHKHARRVLLSVAVYGSLIVMLVFLPVKLAMRMAPSVFPLDISVSDPFTEIPADMLLFQICIPFAIEHFKLRTTIKSLLRYWFTAVGWALGLTDFLLPRPEDNGGQENGNGYPGRQDRLQAVQVGVQDRALVALARADDPNTQILASEDSNVSEEYIGDERSDSEYGFVLRIVLLLVLAWMTLLIFNSTLIVVPVSLGRAIFNAIPLLPMTHGIKCNDLYAFVIGSYVIWTAIAGARYSIEHIRTKRATVLLNRICKWCGIVFKSSALLSIWIFVIPVLIGLLFELLVIVPMRVPVDESPVFLLYQDWALGLIFLKIWTRLVMLDHMMPLVDESWRIKFERVREDGFSRLQGLWVLREIVFPIIMKLLTALCVPYVLARGVFPVLGYPLIVNSAVYRFAWLGCLCISLLLFCAKRFHVWFTNLHNSIRDDRYLIGRRLHNFGEDTGEKQIEAGTSSEMLDSNLHGTGLIPHDHEVDVGLRLRQAHQHDA, encoded by the exons ATGGAGATCTCCCCGGATGCTGGCGTCAAACTGTCGTGTTCTTCTGCCACTTCGTCGAAACCTGGAGGCATTAAGGAGAACGAAGCGCCGACGAAACTGGCAGAAAGGTacgaggaggaagaggaggaggaagaggaggacgTGTGCCGGATCTGCCGGAACCCGGGTGACTCCGATAACCCGCTTCGTTTCCCGTGTGCGTGTAGCGGAAGCATCAAGTACGTCCACCAGGATTGCCTTTTGCAGTGGCTCAATCACAGCAACGCTCGCCAGTGCGAG GTCTGCAAACATGCATTTTCCTTCTCCCCTGTTTATGCTGAGAATGCTCCAGCGAGGCTTCCTTTCCAGGAGTTTGTAGTTGGGATGGCAATGAAAGCTTGCCATGTTCTGCAATTCTTTCTGCGCCTTGGTTTTGTCCTTTCTGTTTGGCTCCTCATTATACCTTTCATTACATTCTGGATATGGCGGTTGGCTTTTGTGAGGAGTTTTGGTGAAGCCCAGAGATTATTCCTAAGTCATTTATCCATAACACTCATCCTTACTGATTGCCTACATGGGTTTCTACTTTCTGCCAGCATCGTGTTTATTTTTCTGTGCGCAACTTCTTTGAGGGATTACTTCAGGCATTTACGGGAACTTGGAGGACAGGATGCTGAGAGAGAAGATGAAGGGGACAGAAATGGTGCTCGTGCTGCAAGAAGACCTCCCGGGCAAGCTAATAGGAATAATGCCGGTGATGGAAACGTTGAAGATGTGGGTGGAGGACAAGGGATTGGAGGTGCTGGTCAAATACTCAGGAGAAATGCAGAAAATGTTGCTGCTCGGTGGGAGATTCAGGCAGCTCGTCTTGAAGCTCATGTTGAACAGATGTTTGATGGTTTGGATGATGCTGATGGTGCAGAGGATGTGCCTTTTGATGAGCTTGTTGGCATGCAGGGCCCTGTCTTTCATTTGGTTGAAAATGCATTCACT GTTCTGGCTAGCAATATGATATTCCTTGGTGTTGTGATCTTTGTGCCTTTTTCGTTCGGCCGGATTATACTTTATTATGTATCTTGGCTTTCCTTTGTTGCTAGTGGTCCAGTTTTGTCAACGGTTCTGCCAATTACAGACACAGCCCTCTCCTTAGCAAATATTACATTGAAGAATGCATTAACTGCAATAACAAATTTATCATCTGagaatcaagaaaatggtatgCTTGGTCAGGGTGCAGAAATGTTGAAGAGTAACTATAGTGGTCTAAATGAGGCCTCAAACAACATTAGTTCACCACTCTCGACGGATCTTTTGAAAGGGGCAACTGTTGCTACATCACGGCTTTCTGATGTTACAACTCTTGCCAttggatatatttttattttttctctagttTTCCTCTATCTTGGCATTGTTGCGCTGATTCGATACACCAAGGGTGAGCCTTTGACCGTGGGAAGATTCTATGGTATTGCTTCTGTAGCAGATACAATTCCATCTCTCTTCAGGCAGTTTTTGGCAGCAATGAGGCATTTGATGACTATGATAAAAGTTGCTTTCCTTCTTGTCATTGAACTTGGGGTGTTCCCTTTGATGTGTGGATGGTGGCTAGATGTCTGTACGATAAGGATGTTTGGGAAGTCAATGTCTCAAAGAGTTCAATTCTTATCAGCTTCTCCTTTGGCTAGCTCATTAGTTCATTGGGTTGTAGGAATTGTGTACATGCTGCAAATAAGCATTTTCGTTAGCCTTCTCAGAGGG GTCTTGCGTAATGGAGTGCTGTACTTTCTTCGAGATCCTGCTGATCCAAACTACAATCCGTTCCGTGATTTGATTGATGACCCTGTGCACAAGCATGCTCGCAGGGTTCTGTTATCAGTTGCTGTTTATGGAAGTTTGATTGTGATGCTGGTGTTCTTACCGGTTAAACTTGCGATGAGAATGGCTCCCTCCGTTTTCCCGCTTGATATTTC GGTGTCCGACCCATTTACTGAAATTCCAGCTGACATGCTTCTCTTTCAAATTTGTATTCCATTTGCCATTGAGCATTTTAAATTACGGACAACAATTAAATCCCTTCTAAGGTATTGGTTTACAGCAGTTGGCTGGGCACTTGGCTTAACAGATTTTTTATTACCCAGACCTGAGGACAACGGTGGTCAGGAAAACGGTAATGGGTATCCAGGAAGGCAAGATAGACTACAGGCAGTACAAGTAGGTGTACAGGATAGGGCTCTGGTGGCGCTTGCTCGTGCTGATGATCCAAACACACAGATTCTTGCATCAGAGGACTCGAATGTTTCAGAAGAGTACATTGGTGATGAACGGTCTGATTCAGA GTATGGCTTTGTTCTCCGCATTGTCCTATTGTTGGTGCTGGCTTGGATGACTCTACTTATCTTCAACTCTACCTTGATAGTTGTACCCGTTTCACTTGGAAGGGCTATCTTCAACGCAATTCCTCTTCTCCCAATGACTCATGGCATCAAGTGTAATG ATCTATATGCTTTCGTCATTGGAAGCTATGTAATTTGGACTGCCATAGCTGGTGCTAGATACTCTATTGAGCATATTAGAACTAAGAGGGCTACAGTTTTGTTGAACCGAATCTGCAAGTGGTGTGGTATCGTCTTCAAGAGTTCTGCACTTTTGTCAATATGG ATTTTTGTTATCCCTGTGTTAATTGGGCTTCTATTTGAGCTTTTGGTAATTGTGCCAATGCGAGTGCCTGTGGATGAAAGCCCGGTTTTCCTACTGTATCAGGATTGGGCATTGGGCCTCATCTTTCTTAAGATCTGGACTAGACTG GTTATGTTGGATCACATGATGCCACTGGTAGATGAAAGTTGGCGAATAAAATtcgagagagtgagagaagaCGGCTTCTCTAGGCTGCAGGGCCTTTGGGTGTTGCGTGAGATCGTGTTCCCAATCATAATGAAGCTGTTGACAGCATTATGTGTACCTTATGTTTTAGCCAGAGGGGTGTTTCCTGTGCTGGGGTATCCGTTAATAGTAAACTCTGCAGTCTACCGGTTTGCCTGGCTGGGATGCCTCTGCATCAGCTTATTGCTCTTCTGTGCCAAGAGGTTTCATGTCTGGTTCACCAATCTTCACAATTCCATACGTGATGATCGTTATTTGATTGGCCGTAGGCTTCATAACTTTGGGGAAGACACTGGAGAGAAGCAAATTGAGGCAGGGACTTCCTCTGAAATGCTAGATTCTAATCTGCATGGCACTGGTTTAATTCCACATGACCACGAAGTCGATGTGGGGTTGCGGTTGAGGCAAGCTCACCAACATGACGCATGA